The following are encoded in a window of Impatiens glandulifera chromosome 5, dImpGla2.1, whole genome shotgun sequence genomic DNA:
- the LOC124939382 gene encoding cucumisin-like produces the protein MEEVVSVFPNRKNHMHTTKSWDFLKFPQTVSRVKKVESNIIVGVIDSGIWPELDSFSDVGMRSPPSKWKGSCHGLRNFKCNNKIIGARYYRRNGKFSQEDIISPRDTIGHGTHVASIIAGNLVSSANFYGLGQGTARGGVPSSRIAVYKVVWTDGSDDIDIIDAFEDAIKDRVDIISISMGTGINANYLKDSITVGSFQAMRKGIMTICSAGNGGPEHGTVENISPWVLTVAASSTDRKIVTYLKLGNAQTFVGITLNAFDETNFSTLVYAGDVPNIREMVSRNTSRLCLDTKSLDARLVKGKIVICDEYNVGDAALTAGATGMVIRGNDIAVDYRTFALPTLFVGNRESFELVRYLVRPRSIPTASIFKSHETFDQFAPYTVSFSSRGPNRITPQILKPDLSAPGVRILAAWTHKNSPSFSVLDSRRVSYNILSGTSMSCPHAAAAAAYVKSFHPSWSPAAIKSALITTASEMSARTTHSLEFGYGAGLINPVGAINPGLVYDANLADYVQFLCGQNYTNKQLSLITGDKIACTHYGSKTSLNLNLPSFSFPIVPSNTPFNVSVNRRVTNVGSLRSTYIAKILTPPTFTIRVVPSTLSFTNVGEIKSFTLIVEGIMNHVAAVSASLSWIGSTNKEYFISWYPNKWYQSEAVREERKLKRLDDPSRVIDKF, from the exons ATGGAAGAAGTTGTATCAGTGTTTCCAAATAGAAAAAATCATATGCACACTACAAAATCATGGGACTTTTTGAAATTTCCTCAAACGGTTAGCAGAGTGAAAAAGGTTGAGAGTAACATCATTGTTGGAGTAATCGATTCTGGAATTTGGCCAGAATTAGATAGCTTTAGTGATGTTGGAATGAGATCGCCGCCGAGCAAATGGAAGGGATCGTGTCATGGGCTACGGAATTTCAAATGTAACAA CAAAATAATTGGAGCAAGGTACTACAGAAGAAATGGCAAATTCTCCCAAGAGGATATTATTTCTCCAAGAGATACCATTGGTCATGGAACTCATGTAGCTTCAATCATTGCCGGAAATCTTGTTAGTTCGGCGAACTTTTATGGTCTTGGACAAGGTACAGCACGAGGAGGAGTCCCTTCTTCGAGGATTGCGGTATATAAAGTAGTTTGGACTGATGGTTCTGATGACATCGACATCATTGACGCATTTGAGGATGCCATCAAAGATAGGGTTGACATAATATCAATTTCAATGGGAACAGGTATTAATGCAAACTATTTGAAGGATTCGATAACTGTTGGGAGTTTTCAAGCAATGAGAAAAGGAATTATGACGATATGTTCTGCGGGAAACGGTGGTCCTGAACATGGAACTGTCGAGAATATTTCTCCATGGGTTCTTACCGTCGCAGCAAGTTCCACTGATCGAAAGATAGTCACCTATTTGAAGTTGGGTAATGCCCAGACATTTGTG GGAATTACATTGAATGCGTTTGATGAGACTAATTTCTCCACTTTGGTGTATGCTGGTGATGTTCCAAATATAAGAGAGATGGTTTCTCGTAATACATCGAG ACTTTGCCTAGACACAAAGTCACTAGATGCTAGACTTGTAAAAGGTAAGATTGTCATTTGTGATGAATACAATGTAGGGGACGCAGCCTTAACTGCTGGTGCAACTGGTATGGTGATACGAGGCAATGATATCGCTGTCGATTATAGGACATTTGCTCTCCCGACACTTTTTGTTGGCAACAGGGAGTCATTCGAACTCGTGAGATATTTGGTCAGACCAAG gAGTATTCCAACTGCAAGCATATTTAAAAGTCATGAAACATTTGATCAGTTTGCACCATATACTGTATCCTTCTCATCGAGGGGACCGAATCGTATAACACCTCAAATTCTTAAG CCGGATTTGTCTGCACCTGGTGTTAGAATCTTGGCAGCATGGACACATAAAAATTCTCCTTCATTTTCAGTGCTTGATTCGAGAAGGGTATCATATAACATTCTATCAGGTACGTCAATGTCATGCCCACATGCTGCTGCTGCAGCCGCCTATGTCAAATCCTTCCATCCATCATGGTCTCCGGCTGCTATAAAATCTGCACTTATAACCACTG CCTCCGAGATGAGTGCAAGGACAACTCATTCACTAGAATTTGGTTATGGAGCAGGCCTAATAAACCCTGTAGGTGCCATTAATCCTGGCCTTGTGTATGATGCAAATCTAGCTGACTATGTGCAGTTCTTGTGTGGGCAAAACTACACCAACAAACAGTTGAGCCTTATTACGGGTGACAAAATAGCTTGCACTCATTATGGGAGTAAAACTTCTTTAAATCTTAACTTGCCTTCATTTTCCTTCCCCATCGTTCCGTCAAATACTCCTTTTAATGTCTCCGTTAATAGGAGAGTTACCAATGTTGGATCATTAAGATCTACATACATCGCCAAGATTCTTACTCCGCCTACATTCACAATACGAGTTGTACCGAGCACACTTTCTTTCACTAACGTTGGAGAAATTAAGTCATTTACATTGATTGTTGAGGGAATAATGAATCATGTGGCAGCGGTTTCGGCTTCTTTGTCATGGATTGGTAGCACAAACAAA GAATACTTCATCTCATGgtatcccaacaagtggtatcagagcgaggctGTTCGAGAGGAGAGAAAGCTGAAAAGATTGGATGATCCTTCGAGAGTTATTGACAAGTTCTAG
- the LOC124939380 gene encoding cucumisin-like, whose amino-acid sequence MEGIVSWATEFQIKIIGARYYRRNGKFSQEDIISPRDTIGHGTHVASIIAGNLVSSANFYGLGQGTARGGVPSSRIAVYKVVWTDGSDDIDIIDAFEDAIKDRVDIISISMGTGINANYLKDSITVGSFQAMRKGIMTICSAGNGGPEHGTVENISPWVLTVAASSTDRKIVTYLKLGNAQTFVGTTLNAFDETNFSTLVYAGDVPNIREMVSRNTSRLCLDTKSLDARLVKGKIVICDEYNVGDAALTAGATGMVIRGNDIAVDYRTFALPALFVGNRESFELVRYLVRPRSIPTASIFKSHETFDQFAPYTVSFSSRGPNRITPQILKPDLSAPGVRILAAWTHNNSPSFSMLDSRRVSYNILSGTSMSCPHASAAAAYVKSFHPSWSPAAIKSALITTASEMSARTTQSLEFGYGAGLINPVGAINPGLVYDANLADYVLSTAVNSSAVKEILTIKGGKFTADTSL is encoded by the exons ATGGAAGGGATCGTGTCATGGGCTACGGAATTTCAAAT CAAAATAATTGGAGCAAGGTACTACAGAAGAAATGGCAAATTCTCCCAAGAGGATATTATTTCTCCAAGAGATACCATTGGTCATGGAACTCATGTAGCTTCAATCATTGCCGGAAATCTTGTTAGTTCGGCGAACTTTTATGGTCTTGGACAAGGTACAGCACGAGGAGGAGTCCCTTCTTCGAGGATTGCGGTATATAAAGTAGTTTGGACTGATGGTTCTGATGACATCGACATCATTGACGCATTTGAGGATGCCATCAAAGATAGGGTTGACATAATATCAATTTCAATGGGAACAGGTATTAATGCAAACTATTTGAAGGATTCGATAACTGTTGGGAGTTTTCAAGCAATGAGAAAAGGAATTATGACGATATGTTCTGCGGGAAACGGTGGTCCTGAACATGGAACTGTCGAGAATATTTCTCCATGGGTTCTTACCGTCGCAGCAAGTTCCACTGATCGAAAGATAGTCACCTATTTGAAGTTGGGTAATGCCCAGACATTTGTG GGAACTACATTGAATGCGTTTGATGAGACTAATTTCTCCACTTTGGTGTATGCCGGTGATGTTCCAAATATAAGAGAGATGGTTTCTCGTAATACATCGAG ACTTTGCCTAGACACAAAGTCACTAGATGCTAGACTTGTAAAAGGTAAGATTGTCATTTGTGATGAATACAATGTAGGGGACGCAGCCTTAACTGCTGGTGCAACTGGTATGGTGATACGAGGCAATGATATCGCTGTCGATTATAGGACATTTGCTCTCCCGGCACTTTTTGTTGGCAACAGGGAGTCATTCGAACTCGTGAGATATTTGGTCAGACCAAG gAGTATTCCAACTGCAAGCATATTTAAAAGTCATGAAACATTTGATCAGTTTGCACCATATACTGTATCCTTCTCATCGAGGGGACCAAATCGTATAACACCTCAAATTCTTA AACCAGATTTGTCTGCGCCTGGTGTTAGAATCTTGGCAGCATGGACACATAACAATTCTCCTTCATTTTCAATGCTTGATTCGAGAAGGGTGTCATATAACATTCTATCAGGTACGTCAATGTCATGCCCACATGCTTCTGCTGCAGCCGCTTATGTCAAATCCTTCCATCCATCATGGTCTCCAGCTGCTATAAAATCTGCACTTATAACCACTG CCTCCGAGATGAGTGCAAGGACAACTCAGTCACTAGAATTTGGTTATGGAGCAGGCCTAATAAACCCTGTAGGTGCCATTAATCCTGGCCTTGTGTATGATGCAAATCTAGCTGACTATGTGcta TCAACCGCCGTTAATAGTTCCGCCGTTAAAGAGATTTTGACAATTAAGGgcggtaaatttaccgcagATACTAGcctttaa
- the LOC124939381 gene encoding cucumisin-like, whose amino-acid sequence MGDLNPTSDISTPILHSRFLEKALHINSSTSLIHSYKSIFNGFVALLTNDEVHRISAMEEVVSVFPNRKNHMHTTKSWDFLKFPQTVSRVKKVESNIIVGVIDSGIWPELDSFSDVGMRSPPS is encoded by the exons ATGGGAGACTTGAATCCGACCTCAGACATCTCTACACCTATCTTGCATTCAAGATTTCTAGAAAAAGCTCTTCACAT AAACTCTTCGACATCACTTATTCACAGTTACAAAAGTATTTTCAATGGTTTTGTTGCCCTATTGACCAATGATGAGGTTCACCGGATTTCTG CAATGGAAGAAGTTGTATCAGTGTTTCCAAATAGAAAAAATCATATGCACACTACAAAATCATGGGACTTTTTGAAATTTCCTCAAACGGTTAGCAGAGTGAAAAAGGTTGAGAGCAACATCATTGTTGGAGTAATCGATTCTGGAATTTGGCCAGAATTAGATAGCTTTAGTGATGTTGGAATGAGATCGCCACCGAGCTAA